Sequence from the Tachyglossus aculeatus isolate mTacAcu1 chromosome 17, mTacAcu1.pri, whole genome shotgun sequence genome:
CGGGCACCCTGAAGGAGCTGCTGCAGCTCACCCACCTTTACCTGCACAACAACAAATTCGCGTCCATCCCCGACCAAGCTCTGGACCAGCTCTCTCGGTTGCAAGTTATAACCCTGCAGAACAACCGGTGGTCGTGCAACGACAAAGAAAACATCACGTACTTGCTCAAGTGGGTGACGGAAACCAACGCCCAAGTGATAGGCTTTCCGTGCTCGAACCAAACGCTCCCCTGGCAGGAGAACACCTCGTATGCTGCACCTCCTGCGACTTCGAGCACCCTCACCGTTCAAGGGATACAGGCGGTGACCACCATTAGTTCTTGGAGTTTGATAACTCAAGCCACCCAAGTGACCAAAGTCCCCAGACAATTTCAAGCGGAGTCAACAGTAAGTGCCACTCTCAGCCAAAGTGTCCTATTTACAAGCACAGATAAGCCTTTGGCCCTCTATCCGGAAGATCTGCCCACCGAACAGACAAGACCACACGAAGCGGCGGCAGCCACCCGTACCGTTCGCCTTCAAGATGCAATCGCTGCCAACGCCACAAAATCGCCAACAACTCCCGGGGTCCTGAGCGTTACTAGCGGCGTGCCCACCAACTTCTCCGAAATGCCTCAAAGCACAACCGTTACCTTGAGAAGGGAGGAGACCACCACGAGTATTTTACATACACACTTACGCTCCACAGCAACTGTTTGGAAAGTTTACGCCTCTTATATCTTGATGCTCAACGCGGCGGTCGTTCTGATTACCtgagggcctggggttcagacaCTAATGAAACTACTCCTT
This genomic interval carries:
- the OMG gene encoding oligodendrocyte-myelin glycoprotein isoform X2, which translates into the protein MWKTTFRVLCVCPPQCLCSGSHRHVDCSGRNLSTLPPGLQNNIVHLNLSYNNFTDLDDKLTRYSNLRTLDLSHNRLVHLPAELPRSLWEIFATDNIIKLLHKLDTAYQWNLKVLDVSKNMVERVVLIKNTLGSLKFLNLSSNKLWTVPTNMPSNIEMVDLSDNSLSQILPGTLKELLQLTHLYLHNNKFASIPDQALDQLSRLQVITLQNNRWSCNDKENITYLLKWVTETNAQVIGFPCSNQTLPWQENTSYAAPPATSSTLTVQGIQAVTTISSWSLITQATQVTKVPRQFQAESTVSATLSQSVLFTSTDKPLALYPEDLPTEQTRPHEAAAATRTVRLQDAIAANATKSPTTPGVLSVTSGVPTNFSEMPQSTTVTLRREETTTSILHTHLRSTATVWKVYASYILMLNAAVVLIT
- the OMG gene encoding oligodendrocyte-myelin glycoprotein isoform X1; translation: MSPCLLILLFLIPSVLCVCPPQCLCSGSHRHVDCSGRNLSTLPPGLQNNIVHLNLSYNNFTDLDDKLTRYSNLRTLDLSHNRLVHLPAELPRSLWEIFATDNIIKLLHKLDTAYQWNLKVLDVSKNMVERVVLIKNTLGSLKFLNLSSNKLWTVPTNMPSNIEMVDLSDNSLSQILPGTLKELLQLTHLYLHNNKFASIPDQALDQLSRLQVITLQNNRWSCNDKENITYLLKWVTETNAQVIGFPCSNQTLPWQENTSYAAPPATSSTLTVQGIQAVTTISSWSLITQATQVTKVPRQFQAESTVSATLSQSVLFTSTDKPLALYPEDLPTEQTRPHEAAAATRTVRLQDAIAANATKSPTTPGVLSVTSGVPTNFSEMPQSTTVTLRREETTTSILHTHLRSTATVWKVYASYILMLNAAVVLIT